The genomic interval CGGGGTCGGTTCTCGCGACCACATCGCGTCCACATGATGCTGAGAAACACCGAGAAGAGACGCGAAATGATGAGAGCCGGAAACCCATAGTGCACAAGGCTTCTCGTCCTATCACCCCGATTCTGCGCAGACGGACCAAGGCCTCCAGAAACCTTCACACGGCAGAGGTCACTGGTTCGATCCCAGTAGCGCCCACCAGAGAACGCCCTTACAGGGCATGATGATTCTGGTTCTCGGAGTTCATCGACACGACGTTTGAACCGTCGGGTGTCCGTCTGGTGTCCGTCAGAGCCCCGGATCGGAGCTTGCCGGACTGGGATTATGACTAGCGTCGGCCACGCAGGCATCCTGATGTGGGCGACTGCACGACAGCGAAATGCGGCGATGAGGCTGGATGGCCTATGCCTGCCGGACGTGAGTGCTCTACCCGCCCAGCATACGGGCTCGAGTCGATCGGGGTACCCAGCGTGCGGCCTTCCCGAAGGGCTCGCCGTGAAAAGAGGAGACGCAGATGCCGCTAGACGGTCGATTCCCAATGTATCCAGGGCGCGCCTGGGGATTCCTCTACGGACGTGGTCCTTCGACAGTGGTGCTCTGGGTCGAGGAATCCCCCCTTGCATCTTCGACGCCGGAGGATCTGGAGACCTTCGTGCAACTGTTCGATGACATTCGCCAACGTGTTCGACCGCCCAACATGGCGGCAACTCATGACGCGATCGTCTCGGCTGGCTGGGAGGACCGAGGAACACTGATGTACCAGGTCAAATCGGGCCTACTTCTCGTCGATGCAGCTGCTCTTGCGGAGATGGCTGACGAACTGTGGCATGAGCGGGAGGGAATCCTGGCAGAGGCCGGTGGCCGTCATCCGGAGAGTGGAAGTGAGGTTTGGGCTCAGTGGGTCGCCGTCACAACACGGCGCAGCGCCACGGTGCGGGGTTCTCGGGCTCTTGCCCTGGCGGCCGTGGAGGCCCTAGTCAACGAGCTGCTCGCTGCTCAACACCCGGACGAATACGCTGCCTGGGAGATCAAGAAACGCATGGGGTTTCGCCAGAAGCTCGTGAGCCTCCTCGGACTTCACGGTATGGATCCAGACGACGTGCCGTGGTTCGAGGCATTAGAAGAACATGCACAGCTGCGCAACAGCATGATTCACCACCGGCCTGGATGGATCGTCGACGACAGCGACGCGCATTCTGTAGAGCCCAACGATGACATGACTCAGGAGAGCCTGACCGAGACCCTCGAAGTCGTTCACCAGGCGATCGGTGGGTTGTTTGCGCTCTACGGAGCGCAAACCCCGGAGACGCACCGTCCTGAATGGCTCAGACGTACCGCCGGATGGTGATGATGGAGCATCTAACGTTGAGGTTCGCTCCACAGAGCGACTAGGTCCCGTCACGCCGTGGTGGTTCACAGCACAGATCACCCCACCTGGTCCTGTCAACGCTTCGAACGCCGAAGGTCCGGGATCAGCTCATCCTGAGCGCATGGTCTTTCGCTTGATGGCGAATACCGTGGGTCGGGTCGATCAGTCTGGCGGATGGCCCCTGAATCACAGGAAGTTGACGTATCGCCATCGTAGGCGGTCAATGAACTCGAGGTAGACGAGAGTGGTGGTGAGTACGTTGAAGGACAGACTCCCTAGGCCCTGTGGCACGTGAGCGAGTGGGTCGAGCGTTGCACCCCATCCCCCGAACGGACTGCCGTCGGAGAGTTCCGGCGCATTGAAGAAGACCAGGGCCGTCTTGATGCCCAGGTCTCGGATCCCTGCCACGAGCTCCACCGTCTTAGCAGTCGGGCGCGGCGACCCCAGTGGCTCGGAATGGACAACGACGAACACGTCGCCTTGAGCATGTTCAGGAGAACCCTCGATCCGAAAGCTGCTTCCGCGGTCGTACCCGAACTCCGTGAACAGGGGACTGACCCACTCGTAGGTCAGATGCAGCGTGCCAACCATTGCTAGAACGCGACCCACATCGTGATCGAGGGTCTCCTGAAGGGGCACCTCCCGAGATTGCTGGAATTCGTGGGCCTCCAAGAGGGAGTCAACGAGAGATTCGAAATCGGCAGCAGCGAGAGGTTCCATCTCACTCCGAAGTGGGTCGTGGCGGTGTCCCAAGGGTCGGCCGCGAAAGGCCGGTCCGTCCACGCGTATGCTCCTATGTCGGGGCATCCGTTCGAGTGCCTCCTCTAATGTCGACGTCGCGCGGATCCGAAGGGTCATCTCTTTCTGGCCCTCATCGGCCTTTCGGGCAAGAGTTTCAAAGCCACCGATGCGATCGACGAGCTCCCGGACGTCTTCGGCAAGAAATGCATCAGCCGCCTCGATGTAGACCGCTAGGTACACCGGCTCGGGGGAGCCGTACCAGAAGCGCACGTGGTCCAGTGAGAGACCGCGCACCGCGATGTCGCTCTGATCTTGAGGATCAAACGCCTCGAGGGTTTCCGTCCGGATTCCTTTCGCTTGGATCCACACGCGCACCTGGCTCACAACCGGGTCAGCCGCTAAGGGCCTTTCGTAGAGGTGAAGGCCGAGATCAAGCGAGGCGCGATCATCTGGGTATTCCGGCAGTAGGCCGTGGGCCGCGAGAAGCGCCTTCAGCTTGCTTCGATACTGCATCTCGAACGCGTCGTGAGCGCCTACTCGCACCATGAACGCATATTGCCACGAACTGGCCATGATTGCCCCAGGCCCTCCCTGGGTGACACCGCGGATTAGGTGCCTCGGTTTGCGCTAGAACGACGCCACGGGGCGCACCGATCACCGAATCGCCGGCAGTATCGTCCAGTGCCGCGGGTGCGGGAGAACGGCACCTGCGGTGCTGCCGGCCGGGTTAGGCGCCGACCACGGATCGTGGCTGGCTGGCAAGCGGGGCTCTATTCTCTTCTGGGTACAGGGCCAGTAGCTTGGAGACAGCGAGGAAGTCAGGAGCCTGCATGTCAGTCGAGGCGATGTGACCGACCATCCAACACTCATTCACGAACGGGTTGACCTGGCCCGGCGAAACGCGAATCCGACCGTCATCTGCCGCATGCGATCAGGCTGGGCGGTGCTCGGCGACCACCAGTTCTTCACGGGTTACTCGCTGCTCTTGGCCGACCCGGTCGTGAGCCATCTCACTGATCTCGATGACGCAACCCGTTCGGTCTTCCTATCCGACATGGCTCTGCTCGGAGAAGCACTCCATGAGTGCACAGAGACCTTCCGTGTCAACTATGAGATTCTCGGTAACGGCGACGCCGCCTTGCATGCTCACCTCTTCCCCCGATACCTGCACGAACCCGATCGATACCGCCGCGGACCCGTCTGGGGCTATCCCTTGGAACAAAGGACGAGCGTCGTATTCGACGCCTCGGTGCATGGCGATCTCCAGCGGAGCATCGCCTCATACATCACCCACCGACTGAGCCATCGATCGAGTCAGCAGTCTTGATCACAGCAGCCGCTCTCGCCAGATATACGCCATATGCCCACCGGGCTAAACCGGCCAGAACGGGATCTCTGGAATCGGTGCCGACGGTCGTTGAGCGAAGTGTTCACGTGTTCTTTCCGTCGGCGAATCACGAGCTTGAGGGTGCGCGGCCGAAGCGATCCACCTCGAGCTTCTCTCCAGGTGGTACGAGGTCGCTCCCGTGGTCTGGTCGTTCGAAAGCCACGCCGTGTCCATGTTCTCAGAGTCCGTCGGCGTGTCGGCAAGGGTGAGACCTAGCTACACCGATGCGAGCCCGTCATAGCGAGTGACGGCCCGGGGCGTCGGTGTTCATCGACAGGACGTTCGACCCCTCCGGCGCCCTCCCGGCGTCTGTCCGCGCCTCGGCGCGGAGCCGATCGAGACCCTCCATCGCGGCCTCGTCGATCCCCTCGTAGAGGTGTCCGTAGACGTCAAGAACGGTCCGTGTGCTCTCGTGTCCGAGCCGGTCGGCGATGTATCTGGGGGATTGGTTCTCGGCGATGAGCATCGCCACGTGGGTGTGGCGGAGGTCGTGTGGGGTGCACGGCGGACCGACGGAGGTTTCGACGGCGGGGTTCCAGTGTCGGCGACGGAATCGGTTGTAGTCGAGGGGTCCTCCCTGGGCGTGGGAGAACACGAGATCGGAGGCAGATGGGTATTCGGTGAGGTGGATGGCCAGTTCTTCGCACAGGAAGGTGGGGATGCCAATGGTGCGGTAGGCCTTCTTGGACTTTAGGGGACCGGCGACCATTCTCCATGACCCCTGCCGGCTGAGCTGCTCGTCGACGCGGAGCGTGCGACGGAGCAAGTCCAGGTCATCCGTTCGGAGGGCGGCGAGCTCGCCGAAGCGCAGTCCCGTGTAGGTGCCGGTGAGGATCAACGCTCGGTAGCGGGGTGTGATGGTGTC from Actinomycetota bacterium carries:
- a CDS encoding tyrosine-type recombinase/integrase produces the protein DAERFLITIEARKLAGTYIDPRAGRIRLADFAQQATAGWVNRRDSTKARDESYLRSLVMPTFADMPIGAITLFDVQAWVSDLDADGYAPATIRKAYQLLGRILNDAVNGGLIAATPCRDVDLPKIEQTEKRFLSPDEITLLADTITPRYRALILTGTYTGLRFGELAALRTDDLDLLRRTLRVDEQLSRQGSWRMVAGPLKSKKAYRTIGIPTFLCEELAIHLTEYPSASDLVFSHAQGGPLDYNRFRRRHWNPAVETSVGPPCTPHDLRHTHVAMLIAENQSPRYIADRLGHESTRTVLDVYGHLYEGIDEAAMEGLDRLRAEARTDAGRAPEGSNVLSMNTDAPGRHSL